Part of the Halobaculum halobium genome, AACGCGGTGCCGCGGACATCGACGGCGACCATCGCCGCGTATCCGAGCGCACCGAGAGCGGCCGTCCCCGCCAGTGCCGTCGCCACAGCCGAGTGCGTCGGGAGGAGCACCGACACGAGCGCGAGGAGTGCGAGAAAGCCGACGGGCGCGTGATCGACGCTCACCTCGGGGTGTATTCGCCGCTCGGCGTACGCGGCCAGCAGTATCACGAGCAATCCGACGAACGCCATCGTCACGCCGGAGAAGCCGTAGCCGACGGCGTCGCGCGGGACGGCGAGGTTCAGCGCCGACAACGCCGGCGGGAACGCGAGCAGGTACGTCGCCGTCGCGACGAAAAACAGCCGGCGCGCGTCGGCCAGTACGGCGAGCACGTAGCCCGTCCCCGCGAGTAACGCGTACCCGAACACGTTCGAGAGGAGATGCGAGAGCGAGCGGTGGACGAAGTGAGCGGCGTACGCGGTGAGGAGCGTCGGCCGCTCGTAGGTGAAGACGTATTCCAGCTTGGTCTCCGCAGGCAGGAGAAACACGGCCACGAGCACGGCCGGGACCGCCGCGAGCCCGAGGCAGTCGGCGAGGCGTACCCGCTTCCGGAGCGTCGCTCGGAAGGAGTCGGGTGCGTCGTTCATCTGAGATCCGAGTGCGGGCGCAGGGGAGCGGTCATCGGAGGGCGTTCGTTCGACGTGTCACGCCGAATGGCATAACGGTTCGGTCCGCGAACCCGCCGCGCAGTTACCGAGGAACGCGCCGCGCGAGCACGAGCAGCGCCACGACGGTCGCGGCGACGAACGCGAGGCCGCCGACTTCGACGAGCCCGAGCCCGGCCGGTTCCTCGACGGGAGCCGCCGTGGCCGTGACCGCGGCCGCCGTCTCTCCGCCGGAGTCGGCCGCGGTCCCGACAGCGCCCGACGCGCTCTCGGTCCCGCCGACGGTCAAGATCCCGGCGGCCGTGCCGTCGACGACGACCGCGTACTCGCCGGCCGTCCCGGGCGTCACGTCGAACGTCACGGTCGTCGACTCACCGGCGTCGAGTTCGACCGTCCGCTCGGCGACCGCCTCGCCGTCGAGCGTGAGCGTGATCGTCTTCTCGCCCGGGGCCCGGCCGTCGTTGCCGACGCGGGCGGTCACGGTCGCCGACTCGTTCGCTTCGATCGACTCGGTCGACAGCGACGCCTCGGAGACGCCGATCGACGGGCGCAGCGCCGCGACGGTGAACGTCGAGAAGCCCGGCGTGTCCGCCTCGAAGATGACGCGCTCGCCGGCCGCGTCGACGATCCGGACCGGCAGTGTCGAGGCCTCGCCGGTGCTCGTGCGGGTCACGGTCAGTTCCTCGGGCGCGACGCCGCGGTCCGCGAGGTACGCCCGCGAGACGCTGAATCGGACCGTCGCCGCCGAGACCGACCCCGACTCCGCCTCGGTCACTTCGACCGCACCGAGCGACGAGACGCCGACGGCATCCTCGCTGCCTAGCTCGGCGGTGGCCAACTCAAGCGAGATGGTGCTCCCGTTCGAGGCGGTCACGGCAATCGAGTCGAGCGTGAGGTTCGCCTGTCCCCCGTCGGCAGCGGACTCACCGTCGAGGGGCATCGCGTTCAGGTCGACCGTCGTTCGACCCTCCGTCGGTGCGTTGACGACCGTGACCGAGCGCTCGGTCGGACTCGGCGCGAACACCTGGACGGCCGTCCCGCCGTCGCTCGACGCGGTGTCGGCGTCGTCCTCGCTCGCGTCGCCGCCGGCGTCAGTGCTCGCCACGGATCCACCCCCGTCGGTGCTCGCGCCGTCCACGCCCTCGGGTTCGGCGACCGCCGCGTGCACCTGCACGTCGTCGATCAGGCCGTCGCCGCCGTCGCCGGTGGTGTCGACGAGGACGCCGACCGAGACGGACTGGTTCGGCCCGAGCGTGACGTTGTTCGCCTCCGAGTCGATGGGGTCGCCGTCGACGGTGAACGTCACGGCGTCGGACTCGTCGGTGATCCAGACGTGCGCGTACCGCGAGCCGTTGTAGTGGATCTGAAAGACGTTCGCGAGCGTCGTGACGGCGTCGGGGTTGACGCCCTCGGCTTCGCCCGCGAGGTTCGGGTTCGAGGCGGTGAGGTCGACGACGAGTTCGTCGTTCTCGTCGAGGTAGGCGTAGTCGCCGTTGGGCGTCGTTGTGGGGGCAAGGGAGACGTCTTGGGTGATGGCGTCGGACTGTGAGAGGGCGAACGGCGCCGCGGCTGACGGGAACACGAGCGCTCCCGAGAGGGTGAGTAGGGCGAGGGCGGCGACGAGGCGTTTCATTCGGATTCTCTGGAAGCCCATCGGCGGAGTCGAACCGCCTGAAACCGAAATGGGGAAGAATAATCTAAAAGCGTTCTATAACCGGGATCAGGGACCTTTTCCAGCGTCGACCCACTCCTCGGTGAATCCGAGTACCCGAAGATCACCACTCACACTCGTTCCAGCGTCGTCCCCGTCCGTCACAAAGTACATGTCCGGCCGGAAAACATCACCAGGTTCAAGAACGTATGGATTACTGGTGGTGAAATCCCGGTTTCCTGCACGGTAGTTGGACGGGAGAGCAGTTGCCCCGTTAGGCTGTCCTGCATTAGCTACTGCATCATTGTAGATACCGAAGCCGATACCTTCGTCTTCAAGTTCCGTCTCAATATTTCCTTCGAGGCTCTCTTCAGCAGAGTTAGCCGCTGATGCGTTTCCGTCATCAAGGAAGATCGCTGCATTTTGATCACCTTGATTCTGAATCGCAAAGACATCGTGGAATTCACTGGTTGCATCAGTATTCAGCTGGTCAAACCCTACTTCGAGCTCACCATTGTTAGCGAGAGATGAGTACTGACTACCCGCCGGAACCATCCGGAGGTACGCATCCCCATCACCAACAACCGAGACAGAAACATCACGTTCTGCGCTCACACTACTAAACGCACCCGTACCCATTGCAGCGGCCGTACCGGCCGCGAGCGATCCCACACCTGCGATGAACTTTCGCCGTTCCATTGGTATTCACGCACACCGTTTCCGGGGTGTGCTCACTCACCCATACCAGGGGGGACATTACTGTATTGAGCCGTCAGAGCGATCGAAGGTTCGCGCTGTGATACCCGAAGCCCGGACCTGAAACGGGTTGCGCGCTCGATAACAGTACGACTGTTGCTGACTCGTGGATCCCCGACATATCGCCTGAAAACCCCAGTATCTGGATATCAGGTGCGGTCTGATGGCGACGCCGATTTGTGATTCGAGGTCAAATCAGGTGAAATAAAACCGAATCCTCACTGGAGATACTGGTGGTATTTAAACATCTTCGACCAGGTGACACTAAACGAAAATAACGATTACACTTATCTGCTGATAGGTGTCAGACAAATGTAGGCAACATGTCGGGAACGAAGCTGTCAGGCGGTGCCGACTCGGTCGCGGAACCGGGTGGACCTGACGAGGACGGGGAACCGAGCCCCCCCGACGTCACGGAGGACGAGATCTTCGACGTGCTCTCCAATCGGCGCCGGCGGCACGCGCTGCACGCGATCGCGGGGGCCGAAAACGAGACTCACGACCTGGGCGAGCTCTCCGAGCGCGTGGCCGCGTGGGAGAACGAGATCGACGTGGCCGAGGTGGACTACGCCGAGCGCAAACGGGTGTACACCGCGCTCCAGCAGTCGCACCTCCCGCGACTCGACGAAGTGGGGCTCGTCGAGTTCGACAAGGACCGCGGCACCGTCGACGCCACCCCCGCGCTGGAGGACGTGGAGATCTACCTCGACGTCGTCCGCGGCAACGAGATCCCCTGGAGCGAGTACTACCTCGGGCTCTCGGGCGTCTCGGCGGCGCTGCTGCTGGCCGTGTGGGTGAACGCGTTCCCGTTCACGATGGTGCCCGACCTCGGGTGGTTCGCGTTCGTCGTCGTCGCGTTCTCCGTCTCGGCGGCCGCGAACCGCTACTACTCGAGAGACATGAAACTCGGCGGCGACAGTTCGCCAGCGGAACTGGAGTGACTCATGGGACGAACCGCGCTCCGCGTCGTGCTGCTCGTGGTCATCGCCGCCGGCGTGAGCGGCGCGACCGTCGGGAGCGCCGGGTTCAGCGCCGTCGAAGCCGACCGCACCGTGAGCGTGAACGTCGTGGGGAACGACGAGGCGTACGTCGGCGTCGTCGCCTGCGAGAAGTCCGCTAATGCGGGGAATGGGAAGGGCCCCGTGCGCGTGTGGGTGACGAACCGCTACACCGACGAGATGACCGTGGAGTCGATCACCAGCGACGACGCCGTCCGAAGGAACCCCGACCAGCGGCTCGGGACCGTCGATCCGGGCGAGCGTGAGCACCTCAACCCGGTGTTCGCGTCTGCGGTCTCCTCGGTGACCGTCGAGGTGTCCGCCGACGGCCTCGACGCGTCGGTCACGCGGACGGTCACCTCGAAGACGGACTGTCCGTTCTCGACGGGGAACGCCAACGGAAAGACGAACGCGTCGACCACCGCGACCGGAACCGCCACGAACGCCTCCGGTTGATCGCCCCGACGCTCGACTATCGACGCCGTTTTTTGGTCGCCGTCTTCAGGAACGGTATGCCCGCTCGCCGCCCGTACGACGACACCAAATCGCTGCTCGCGGCGATCCTCGGCGTTCCCGCGCTCGCCGGACTGGTGTATTTCATGCTCGTCGCCGTCAACGTCGCGTGGCGCGAGTACGGACTCGCGGTCGGTGCCGTCGTCTTCGTCGTCGGCTTCGTCGGCCTCTCGTACGGCTCCTACCGCGCCGTCGAACTGGTCCGCTCGTCGGGCGGCCGCTGACTCACCTCACGGGGTCCCGCCGACCACCCGCCGCGACCGACCTCGCGGGGGACTGCCAAGCTTTACACTATTGCGAGTAAACTCCGAACACATGAGCCGAAACTACGACTCGCTCCACGACCCGAACGCGGAGTACACGATGCGGGAGCTGTCGAGCGAGACGATGGGCGCGACGGCGAAGCGAGGCGGCGGCCGCGACGTGGAGATCACGGACGTGCAGTGCACGATGGTCGACGGCAACTTCCCGTGGACGCTCGTGCGCGTGTACACCGACGCCGGCATCGTCGGCACGGGCGAGGCGTACTGGGGCGCGGGCGTCCCCGAACTCATCGAGCGCATGAAGCCGATGATCGTCGGGGAGAACCCCCTGGACATCGACCGCCTGTACGAGCACCTCATCCAGAAGATGTCGGGCGAGGGCTCCGTCGAGGGCGTCACCGTCACCGCCATCTCCGGCATCGAGATCGCGCTCCACGACCTGGCCGGCAAGATCCTCGAGATCCCCGCCTACCAGCTGCTGGGCGGCAAGTACCGCGACGAGATGCGCGTCTACTGCGACTGCCACACCGAGGAGGAGGCGGATCCGGAGGCGTGCGCCGACGAGGCCGAGCGCGTCGTCGAGGAACTTGGCTACGACGCCCTCAAATTCGACCTCGACGTGCCGTCGGGCCACGAGAAGGACCGTGCGAACCGCCACCTGCGCCCGGGCGAGATCCGCCACAAAGCCGAGATCGTCGAGGCCGTCACCGAGCGCGTGAAAGACCGCGCGGACGTCGCGTTCGACTGCCACTGGACGTTCTCGGGCGGCAGCGCGAAGCGCCTCGCGGACGCCATCGAGGAGTACGACGTGTGGTGGCTCGAAGACCCCGTCCCGCCGGAGAACCTCGAGGTCCAAGAGGAGGTCACGAAGTCCACGGTCACGCCGATCACCGTCGGCGAGAACCGCTACCGCGTGACCGAGGAGCGCCGCCTCATCGAGAACCAAGCGGTCGACATCATCGCGCCCGACATGCCGAAGGTCGGCGGGATGCGCGAGACCCGCAAGATCGCCGACGTGGCGAACCAGTACTACGTCCCGGTCGCGATGCACAACGTCTCCTCGCCGGTCGCGACGATGGCGAGCGCCCACGTCGGCGCTGCCATCCCGAACTCGCTGGCCGTCGAGTACCACTCCTACGAACTCGGCTGGTGGGAGGACCTGGTCGAGGAGGACGTGATCGAGGACGGGTACATCACCGTCCCGGAGGAGCCCGGCATCGGCGTCACCCTCGACATGGACACCGTCGAGGAGCACATGGTCGACGGCGAGACGCTGTTCGACGGGGCGTAAGCCGAAGTCGGATTCACCGAACGGAGTACTGCGTCGTCTGTCGATCCGTCGCCTCGTTTGACGCCCCGGGTGCGTTCGGTGTCGGGCGGTCCGGCGTCCCCGGATCGACCGAGCCCGTTTCTGGTGTTCGTCGTGGCCGGCGTCTACCGGGGCGATCGATAGCCGACCCCCGTAGTCGGGACGGTCGAGGGAGTGACCTGGAAGTCACGGGAGTGCGTCGTCGCGTCGAGCGGTAGCGTCGTCCAGCCGAACGTCCAACCGCCAGGCGGCCCACACCAGGGACGCGACGAGCAGGGCCGCGGCGACCGGGCGGAGCCACGCGACCGCCGTCAGCGCCGCGCTCGTCGCCTGCAGTCCGAGGACGATGAACACCAGCGGCCCACAGCAGGCGGTCCCCGACAGCAGCGCGGGCAGTCCAGCCGCGAGCCCCGAGGCCGGCGAGACGCCGCAGGCGGCGGGTCGCCGCCACGCCAGCGTCGACAGTGCGAGGTTCGCGCCCACGAGTCCGGCGAGAGCCCCCGCCGCAGAGAGCGTCGCCGGCGTGAGAAGCACCTCGACCGGCCCGAGCGTCACGAGCGCGACCGCCTCGCCCGCGAGCGCTCGCGAGAGCGGGACGGCGGCGAGCGTCACGTCGACCGCCGGCGCGTCGGCGCCCGCGCCCGCCGATCGCGACCGTCCGAGGTCGCCGACGGCGACGAGGTACACGAGCGTGTACAGCGCCGTCGCCGCGACGCCGACCGCGGCGGCGACGCGGTCGCCGAGGGCCGTCGCCAGCGCGCGACGAGTCCGACCAGCCGCGGCGGCAGCAGCGCCAGCGGTGTCGAACGGTCGGCGGCGATCTCACCCGACATACTCGACCCCGGGGTAGAAGCCGCCCATGGCGTGCCACATGGCGTCGAAACCGTACACCGGTTCCAGCGGGAGATCCGCCGCCGGGTGCACCGCCCCGTCGACGCGGACGCGACCCGCGGCGTCGGTGGGCGTCACGTCGGCCCCGGCCGTCCGGTAGGTCCACCCGGTGTCCAACGCGGGGTCGTGAACGGCGACGATCGACCTATCCCCGCTCGCGAGCATCCCGCGCTCGCGCAGCGCCGACTTGTCGAACGCCAGCGCGCGGTCGGCGGTCCGGACGCCGATCACGACCCGCTTCGCGTCGGCCCGCGTCTCCGTCCACCCGTCGTCGAGCGTGGCGAACAGCGGCCCGCCGCCGCCGTAGTAGCCGCTGGTAGGGTTGTAGTTGCCGTAGGGATCCGAGCCGTATCGCTTGGCGTACCCGGTGTCCTCGGTCAGCACGAGGGTGTCGGGGTGAGCGTCGCGCCAGCGACCCCAGGTGGTCCAGACGAGCCGGAACTCGTCGAGTTGGTCGCCCTCCCGCGGCCCGTCGACGGCAGTCGCGAGCACCTGCGGCCACCGGGAGTCGGTCGCCCTGTCGTACAGCACGAGGTTGTTGTTCACCAGTCGTCCCGAGACGCCGAAGGTGGTGTCGCCCCGCCGGAAGCCCATCGCCGTGCCGGTCAGCGGACAGTACGTGACCGCGACGGGCGTCCCGTCGAGCACGTCGTTCGCGACCTCGTGCCAGACGAGGACGTGCTGGGGGTACGCCTTCACGTCCTCCGTGCCGGCGTACCCGAACACGATGTCGCCGTCGCCCAGCGAGCCCTCGCCTGCCGGTGCGAACTGCGGGTCGTCGACCGAGGGGATGCCGTCTGTTCCGGGGCCGCCGGAGACGGTCGATTCGCGGATCGTCTCGTGGGCCCATGGCTGGTGGAGACCGTCGTCCCTCGCGGGCGGACCCCCGACGGAACCGCCCGCTAGACCGTCGACGTCGCCCGGAACCCCGTCGGAGCCGGCACAGCCCGCCAGCCCCGCGAGGGCCGCGACACCGACGCCGCGGAGCAGCGACCGACGCGTGCGGGTACCTCTCATACGCGATATAACGTCGACTCCGGACAAAGCCGTGCGCCGGTCGTGCGAACCGCTCGCACGGCAGGCGTGTCGCGTCGGCGGCGATCCCGACTACTCCGCTGTCGATCCCCGCAAGCGGTCGGCGATCTTCTGCCCTTCCGAGCGGGCGTCGTCTTCCAGCACCGCGACCCCGTCGTCCACGACGACCGCTCCGGGCGCAACCACGTCCGCGCAGATCCCACCGCGGCGACCTCGAAGCGCGCTGGCGACGCCGGCCTCGTCGGCGACCTCCTCGACGTGCGCACACGGCGGTCGCGGCCGGGTTCCCCGCAGGACCGCGCCGGCGTCGGCGTCGCCGAGGCGAAACGTGGCCCCCAAGAGGGCTTCGAGGTCGGCGCCGCGGACGACGACGTTGCGGCGGTGGCGGCCGTCGGTGAGGTCGATGTCGAACTCGTCTCGGATCGCCTCCAGCGCCTCGACGGCGACGACAGTCACCTCGCACACGTCGAACGGCGAGTAGTACCCCCGGCCGGTCAGGTAGCGGTCCCCCTCGACACCGCCCTCGACGAGACGGACGCGGTCGTGCTCGACCATCGGGGCCGAGTCCTCGCGAGCGGTGTACAACGCCTCGACGCGTGCTGTCGGCATCGGTCCGGTCGTCTCTATGCGACCGAGCGGCTTGAATCCGACCGGGTGCGGTCGCGCCCGTGGAGCGGCACTCACGACGGCGGGCCGGCCAGTCCCGCGCCCTGTACGCGGTCCATCCACGCGACGACCGCCACGTGGGGCAGCGTCAACACGGCGATGAACACGAGGTACAGGGCCGCCAGCGTCGCCGGCGCCGTGTCGACGCCCGCGACGAGGGCGACGGCGGCGAGCAACGCGATCGAGACGGCCGTCAACGGCAGCGCGTCGCGGCCGACGCGTGCGAGCGCGGCGAGTTCGTCGCCGTCGGCGGCGGCGCGACGCGCAGCCGGGTCGACCTCGACCAGTCGGGCGACGTGGCGCAGCGAGTGCCACGCGCAGAAGTAGACGCCGACCGCGACGAGGGGCGGAACGACGAGGAAGTACACCCACAGCAGCAGCGTCTCCGCGGCGTCGCGCCGCCACCCCGCGTCGCCCGCGCTCACCCGGCGGCGGCCAGCGAGCACGGTCGCAACCGTCACGACGGCGAACGCGGCGCCGAGCGCACCTCTGGCGCCCGGTGTGAAGATCCACGCCGATCCCAGTTCGCGCCCGAACAGCGCCACCCACGCGTCGACGACCTGTCGGTAGCGGTCGGGGAACCGAAGCAGCGGGACGAGCATCGGCAGGCCGCCCCGGACCAGTACCGTCCCCAGACGGACGCCCGCGCCCTCGAGGTGTCGACTCCCGATCGAATCGAGCGCGTAGAGGTCGCCCTGTCCCCAGTGGAGCCACGTGAGCCCCACGAATAGCGCCGCCGACGCGACGGGGGCCAGCGCCCACAACGCCGCGTAGGCGCCGCCCAACACGAGGTACCCGATCCCGACCGCGAGAAGCCACCGCGGGGTGGGCGTTCGTCCCGCCGTTCGCGCCGGGGCGAGGTGATCGACCGCGCCGTGGGGGAGTCCAACCACGAGCGCGCTCGCCGCCAGCGGCGCGTATCGGACCCAGGCCGGCAGCGCCGGGTCGACGCCCAGCGCCCCGACCGTCGCGGCGACCGCCGCGAGGGCGCCGAGCACGAACCAGCCGGGACGACACCCGACCACGAACATCACTCGCCGGGCCGACGGCTTCGGGGCGGAACCGGCGGTCGCGGCCGCCGTCCGTGCACCGGCAGACTCCTCGCCGCCGGCGGTGTCCGACATCGCGTCAGGACCCTCCGAACGCGGACTCGACCGCGGACGCGGTCCGCGACGACGCCGGCTCGCGCCGGCGGTCGAGCACCCATCGGAACAGCACGAGTCCCTGGACGACGAACAGATTCGTGACGAGGAAGAACACCGCTTCCTCGACCGGCAGGCCGGCCACGTGGACCCCCGTGGTGTACCGCTCGGAGAGGACCCAGATGCCGTACTCGATGGCGATTCTGTCGACGAGACACAGGTACAGCGCCGGGACGAGCGTTCCGAGCGCGACGAGTCGCCTGCGCGCCCACAACTGGGGCGCGCCGACGGCCCACTGGAGCGCGAGCACCGGCGCCGCCCACGCGGCGATCGCGCCGAGATACAGGGTCGAGTCGGTTCCGAACGCGACCCACCCGCCGACGCCGATAGCGGCGGCGAGGACCAGGCCGGCCGCCCGAGTCGCGATCGGGCGGTCGACGGTCGGCCACGACGACGGCAGCGTGAGATGGGCGAGCCACAGCGCCGTCAGCCACGGCTGAACGAGGATGAACAGGTACTCGCCGACCGGAGCGTACCCCAGTGTGGCGAGGGTTGCGTCCGGCCCGTACCACCACACCCCCCTCGCGATGAGATAGTTGTCCCAGGGGATCGTGTACACAAGCGCGACCCCGGTCACGATCGCGACGCCGCCCCAGTACCGCCGAGCGACGGCGCGTCCGACCAGCCCGCCGCGCTCGATCCGCGTTCGGCTGACGAACCCGGTGGCGATCAAGAACAGCGCCAGCGGGACGAGGAACGCGAGGTGGAACTGCAGGTACGTGAGGACGGTTGTCATTGGGTGTGGTGAGTGTGATCGTGACGGAGTTCGGTTCGGCCGCGAACCCTCGGGGGACCCCGAGGACCGCGGGCGACCGGTCGATGTCGGCGCCGCCGGGGCCGGGCCTGGTCAGCCGGCCGCGGTCGGAATCATTCCGCGGCGGTTCGCTCGGCCGCGGCGTCGCCCGCGGCGTCGAGCACCTCGCGGCTCGACAGCAGGATGATCCCGAAGCCGACCTTGGCTACCAGGTCAAGCACCATGAAGCCGGCCGTCTCGATGTTCAGCGAGACGAGTCCGAGCCCCTCGGTGCCGACGATCCACCAGACGGGATACACGAGCCAGACCACGACGATCAGCGTCCGGAGCGTGCTGAACGTCGACGCGGCCTCTCCGCTGAGCTTGCTTGCTTTCTCGTCGAGCGAGCCGTAGAGCATGTACAGCAGGACGAGCAGGAAGCCCGTCGAGACGCCCCACCAGATCAGTCGGCTAGCTCCGGCATCAAGCGCGCCCTGACCGGCCGTCAGCGTCGCCACCGCGCCGGTGCCGATCATCAGCATGTCCAGTCCGACGAGCGAGGTCAGCTCGTTGCGATTCGCCCCGGCCAGCAGCCCGAGGTCGAGGAGCAACAGCGGTGTGGTGAAGAACCAGTCCGTGTATCGCGCCCAGTAGATGGGTACCTCCTCGCCCCCGAGTTCGATGATGGTTAACCCGAACCCGAGCGCCATCGCGAGATAGTTCACGAACGCGATGGCGGTGATGAATATCGTGACGATATAGAACTCCTGTCGCCGTCGGTTCGTCTCGTTCCAGCCCCTGGCGATGAAGTACAACATCCCCAGGAACATTCCGAGCGTGCCGATCCACAGCCAGATGCCTTCGCTGCCAGGTTGTGGCATGATGCAATTACATGTAGGGGGGTGAGACGGGTAAGTGAACTACACAACTAGTTGGGGTCTCCGGGGGCCGTCGGGGCATCGGCGCGGTCGGGGTCGACGAAGGCACCCACGAGTTTTCGCTGTGCCGCCCGGAGGTGCTGGTGAAACGTCGAGCGGCAGACGCCCATCGACGCCGCGAGGTCGTCGCCGTCGACGTCGCGGGACCACTCGAAGTATCCGGCTGTGTACGCGCGGACGAGCGCCGCACGCTGGCGCTCGGTCAGGTCGCGCTCCACGGCGGCGACGAACTCCGGGCGAGTCCGGCCGCGACGCTCTCGGCGACGGTAGACGAGCAACTCGGCCGAGTCGAACCGCTCGGTGACGGCCGCCACTAGCGACTGCGCCAGCGCCTCGCGTGCGACAGCGACGCTGACGTACGCGGTGTCGCCGTCGACGGTCGCGGCGTCCAGTTCGGCGCCGTGCTCGGTGATCAACGCCTGCAGCCGAGGGTCATCGACCGAGAGTTCGATGACCGCGCCCTCCGACTCCGTCGATAACACCGAGTGGACCGTGACCCCGTCGGGCCCGTTCGATCGGAGGGCGTCCACGTCGATAGCCGCCCCGTCTGCCGCGGTCTCGAACAACATCGACGGGCTGTCGCGGTCGCTGACGGCACCGAGGTACCGCATCGTGCACCCCGCGACATCCGCGACGTCCACTAACGGGTGGTCGGCGAGCCCGAACCCCAGTTCGAACGCCTCCTCGCCCCGCAGGGTTCGTCGGCTCTCGATGGCGTTGATCCCGGTGGCGACCGTCCGCCCCAGCGCCGTCAACACGGCGTGTTCGTCGCTCGCGAACCCGCTGTCGGTCCGGGTGTACACCCCGATGACCCCGTACGTCGCGTCGCCGTAGTGGATGGGGATCGCCGCGACCGCGGTCGTGCCGTCGCCGGCGTCGGCGACCGACTCCGTCTGGACGAACCGCTCGTCGAGGGCCGCCGCCGCGGCGGCCGCGAGTGGGTCGCCGTCCGCGGTTCCGTCGACCGGGATCCGCCCTCGATCCCCGTCGCCGTTGGTCGTCCCCGCGGCGACGCTGACGACCACCTCCTCGGTCCGCGGGTCGTACCGGCTGAACCAGGCGCCGGCGTACGTCCGGTCGATGCGATCGACCACCTCGCGTTCGAGCCCTCCCCGCGAAGACGCGCTGGTCACCGCTTCGGTCACGTCGACGACGACCCCGTCGAGGCGTTCGAGAAGGCGTCGCTGCGCCGTGCGTTCGCGCTCGATCCGGGCGGCGCGCTCGGCGGCCGCGCGCTCGGCGCGCTTCCGTCGGGTCACGTCCTGCTGGAAGCCAACGTAGTTGACGATCCGGCCCTCGTCGTCCCGCAGCGGCGCGATCGTCACCTCGTTCCAGAACAGTTCGCCGTCGCGGCGGTAGTTGCGGATCTCGACGGTCGTCGCCGCTCCGTTCCGGATCGCCGCCCGCATCCGCTCGACGGGTTCCGATCGCGTCGCTTCCCCCTGGAGGAACCGACAGTTTCGCCCGATTGCGTACTCGGGTCGATACCCGGTTATCCGCTCGAACGCCGCGTTGG contains:
- a CDS encoding bacteriorhodopsin — protein: MFLGMLYFIARGWNETNRRRQEFYIVTIFITAIAFVNYLAMALGFGLTIIELGGEEVPIYWARYTDWFFTTPLLLLDLGLLAGANRNELTSLVGLDMLMIGTGAVATLTAGQGALDAGASRLIWWGVSTGFLLVLLYMLYGSLDEKASKLSGEAASTFSTLRTLIVVVWLVYPVWWIVGTEGLGLVSLNIETAGFMVLDLVAKVGFGIILLSSREVLDAAGDAAAERTAAE
- a CDS encoding PAS domain-containing protein yields the protein MTSHGVGDGRSGLEPPERSRSPPSTSATSASTAAVDESLKTRAMDEAPIGITIADATQPGMPLVYANAAFERITGYRPEYAIGRNCRFLQGEATRSEPVERMRAAIRNGAATTVEIRNYRRDGELFWNEVTIAPLRDDEGRIVNYVGFQQDVTRRKRAERAAAERAARIERERTAQRRLLERLDGVVVDVTEAVTSASSRGGLEREVVDRIDRTYAGAWFSRYDPRTEEVVVSVAAGTTNGDGDRGRIPVDGTADGDPLAAAAAAALDERFVQTESVADAGDGTTAVAAIPIHYGDATYGVIGVYTRTDSGFASDEHAVLTALGRTVATGINAIESRRTLRGEEAFELGFGLADHPLVDVADVAGCTMRYLGAVSDRDSPSMLFETAADGAAIDVDALRSNGPDGVTVHSVLSTESEGAVIELSVDDPRLQALITEHGAELDAATVDGDTAYVSVAVAREALAQSLVAAVTERFDSAELLVYRRRERRGRTRPEFVAAVERDLTERQRAALVRAYTAGYFEWSRDVDGDDLAASMGVCRSTFHQHLRAAQRKLVGAFVDPDRADAPTAPGDPN